Sequence from the Equus asinus isolate D_3611 breed Donkey chromosome 5, EquAss-T2T_v2, whole genome shotgun sequence genome:
CCCGCTGAGCACACAGCTGCCCCTACCCTTTGGGGAGCTGGACCTCGACTCCATGACCCCTCCCGCCTACAGCCTGTACGCCCCTGAGCTGCCACCCTCCTACGATGAGGCTGTCAAGATGGCCAAACCCAAACAGGAAGAGCCACCCCCCTCCCAGTAGCCCAGGCCCTTGGGTAGGGCCTCAGGCCTAGGGGACCCAGGAGCTGGGCCCCAATGCCCCACATCCCCGGCTGTAGCCCTGATGCCCCTCAAAGGAGGGAGAGAGCTCTCCTGAACCTCCCTGTGCTCAGGGAGCACTTGGAGCCGGGGACCCCCAGCCCACCCCTACCATCCTTCCCCCGGGAAGGCCAGCCATCCAGCACATTGCTGCAGCCCTGGCCTCGTTGCTATGTAACGCCGGGCAGCCGAGCCAGCCAGCCCTGTGTtggccagacacacacacacacacacacacacaaacacacacacacacgcacacacagcagGCTGCTGTGTTCAGCCCCAGCCCCTACCCATCCCAGCAGGCcctgggcccagaggaggcccCAAAAGCCTAAgcctcagggctcagggctggctaTGATGTCCGCAGCTCTTTGGAGAGAGAATAAAGTTTGTATCTAAGTGGTCTCTGCCTGTAGGAAAGGGCTCCGGGAGGGGCCCTCAGGCAGCCGCCCCCCAGTGCAGGTAGGCAGGGCAAGCACACGGTCCTCGACCTCCACCCAGCCTGGCCTTCAGGCTGGTGTCcagagcccagagctgggcagtgGGCGGTGTTAGATGTCGCAGCAGAAGTGACAGGCCATGTGCCATGGCTGGCCCAGGAAaaccctctcccttctccagacCCACATCTTTGCTGGCCCCTCCTTTCCAGGATGGGGACAGTGAACCATACCTGCCTCTAGCTGAAGGGTTTattggccacagagctggccagGGGGATGGGGGCATAGAATGGCCAGCAGTGGGCAGCAGTCTTCCTCGGGCAGGCCTCCCACGGCTGTGGCAGCTGCTCCTACTGAACCAGCTTGAAGGACTTTCCGGTCATCATGGCCGTGAACTCTGGGAGCAAGGGACAGGTCAGCAGCCCGGCCTTGCCTGGCCACCAAGCTCCCAGGGCCCATCCCCTGCTCACCCTCATACTTGATAGTCCCACCCCCGTCCGTGTCAGCCTCTTTCATCATCTGCTCGGCCTCCATCTTGTTGAGGGGCTCACCCGCATTCACGAGCACATACCTgtgggacccccccccccactgagTGGGAACCAAGTGGGCACCGGCCCTCACCCActctcccaccagcccctggcccTACTTGAGCATGTCCCAGTCGATGTAGCCCTTGCCCTCCTTGTCAAAGGCGCGAAAGGCTGCCCTCAGCTCGTTCTCCTGGGTCTGGGCCTTCTCTCAGTAAATCCGCGTCACAGCCGGGAAGCTGTCGCAGTTGAAGAAACCTTTGTCTGTGGGGAGCAAGCAGGGCGCTGGGGCCCACATGAGGGTGAGCCACATGCAGCCCCTCCCCACTCACACACAGGCGAGCCGCCCAAGTCTCACTGTCTCTGTCCACATCCTTGCCCACAGAGGCCAGCTCGCTCTTGGTGGGGTTGATGCCCAGCAGGCTCGTGAGCCGCCCAGGTCACCTGTCTGCATGTCCTCATTGCCCTCCTTATCGAACATCTCAAAGACACCCTTGTACTCCTTGATCTGTGTGGCCGTCAGGCGCTCTGTCTGCGGGGACGCACCAGCCCAGCTTCACCAgggtcccctctgcccctcagtcAGGGGGAGGTTGGAGGCCCTGGGACACGTGGCACAAGGCACCCTGCCGCATCCATCCGCTTGGCCACCTTTTGGGCCCTGTAGCTAAAAAAGGAGGCCCCCATCCCAGAGCAGCTTCCAGACAAGGTGGCACAACTCTTGAGAGTGAGCAGGACTCCACCAAGCCGCTTAAAGGGGGAAGGCAcacgggggcggggggcgggggcggcggcgggcagTGGGGACAGCTAGGCGTGCAGGAGCCAGGGTGCAGGCCAGCCACATGAGGGGACAATGGAGGCTACAGGGCAGGTGGGTCAGCCCCAGTCCCTGAGCCCAATGCAGTGGACACCAGGTGAGACCAGGTGAAGGACGCCACCTACCAACATGGGGAGGAGCCTGACCCAGGCCAGGGTAAAAGTTCCAGGGCAAGCGGTTTCCAGGCCTGGGTGAAGACAGGACTTAGGGGACGGCCTGGGGGCAGGGTCCTGGGCCCTAGCCTGTTCTGGCGTCCAGGATAGTCGAGCACCTGGCCACCCCTGCCTGCCACCCACTGCCCTTTTTCAGAAGGGCTGCTCTGTCCTGACCCCCCGAGTGAGGGCGGGGTCAGTAGCCAACAGGGCTCAGCCTCAGCGCCCACTCTGTCCTACCTGTCCAGCCTCACTGAATTTCTCCCTCAGGTTCCCAGAGAGACCCTCGCACTGTCAGGCACAGCCCCAGCCCATCCCTGTGCCCAGAGGGCCTGCCCCTCTACCCATGGGCACTGTCCCCAGCTCCCACTCGACCACCCAGCCAGTCCACAGGCGGCTCTGCCGGGCGCCAGGAATGGCCTTACCATGTCTGTGGCCAGCTGAGAGGGCACTGCAGGCTGGCACTGGAGCTGCTGTGCGCAGAGCACGAGGGGCGGAGGTAGTGGCCCCGTTTTAGctgggccaggctgcctggggtcCCCAGGGTCTGGAAACCACCAGCCTTGTATGGCCAGGAGATCCTGCCGGCCCTATTTCAGGACAGGCTTGGCCCTCCCCACAtgcccctcctggccctcctCAGCCTGGGCACCCCCTCACCCTGAAGCTCCCCCTCGGACCTTGGGTCCTAGCAAGGCCCCcgccccagcctcagccctccTGGGGCTGCAGCAAGGATGGAGCCTGTGGGCCGAGGGCAGGAAGGTCTTCACGTGAGCTGTAGCCCCTCCGCCAGGTCAGCCTCCTCCCGTCATCCCGCCGTGGACCCTCACCCGGGCTCTCGTCACTTGTTTGTGAGGGATCTGGCAGAAGGCCTGCCCTGGCCAGGTGATGCCTTCACGTCCCCAGCCAGCACTCTGCAGACACCCTCTAAAGACacgttgaatgaacaaatgcattCGGGACTGCCTCTGGCCACCCTGTGCAGAAAGGGCTGGGGGTCTGCGGTCCAGGGAGGAAACAGCTAGACGTGGGCTGGAGGCGAGAGGGGGCAGGACAGACAGGACCACGGAGCTGGACTGGCCCCTGGGAAGCCAGGCCAGGTTTCCTCTCTATTCTGGGGTTTCTCAGGGAAACCTGACCTCCCTTCCACTCAGAACAGCAAAGCCAGCTCCCAAGGGAGCCGTGTGGCCAGGCTGCT
This genomic interval carries:
- the CALML6 gene encoding LOW QUALITY PROTEIN: calmodulin-like protein 6 (The sequence of the model RefSeq protein was modified relative to this genomic sequence to represent the inferred CDS: inserted 1 base in 1 codon; substituted 1 base at 1 genomic stop codon); this encodes SWAGASPQTERLTATQIKEYKGVFEMFDKEGNEDMQTGDLGXLTSLLGINPTKSELASVGKDVDRDNKGFFNCDSFPAVTRIYXEKAQTQENELRAAFRAFDKEGKGYIDWDMLKYVLVNAGEPLNKMEAEQMMKEADTDGGGTIKYEGEQGMGPGSLVARQGRAADLSLAPRVHGHDDRKVLQAGSVGAAATAVGGLPEEDCCPLLAILCPHPPGQLCGQ